A genomic region of Fluviispira vulneris contains the following coding sequences:
- a CDS encoding MotA/TolQ/ExbB proton channel family protein yields MLNDIFMMYRNGEIIPYVLLAIVAVGYIIIFEKFIVLQFVYRINFEKYNTQMKKMLTANDMERARNFSRATSRTTVPMLAIKAIDAYETDPMRVRSAVSEESLRFFPRIRRRINQLPNLAATCVLLGAIAAVQGIWGSFHMVEGLELGIKSFAFSSGLSHALLPLTISLVSAVVLMLPFGILDAIAWRLEAEMEHSLCVILNILSPEMQPMFAGGGGSSNNNNSNDDSQGGGYSPSSGGMDADDDMDDKPRRAGNEGGASSLQEVPDEEEII; encoded by the coding sequence ATGTTAAATGATATATTCATGATGTATCGAAATGGTGAAATCATCCCTTATGTCCTACTCGCAATAGTTGCCGTCGGATATATAATCATCTTCGAAAAATTTATTGTTCTTCAATTTGTTTACCGTATTAATTTTGAAAAATACAATACACAAATGAAAAAAATGCTCACTGCAAATGATATGGAAAGAGCTAGAAATTTTAGTCGTGCGACTTCGAGAACGACCGTCCCTATGCTCGCAATCAAGGCTATTGATGCATATGAAACCGACCCCATGCGCGTGCGTTCTGCTGTCTCTGAAGAGAGCTTAAGATTTTTCCCACGCATACGCAGACGTATCAACCAACTTCCAAACTTAGCAGCCACTTGTGTCCTTTTGGGAGCCATTGCCGCTGTGCAAGGAATATGGGGTTCATTTCATATGGTTGAAGGTCTTGAGCTTGGTATAAAAAGCTTTGCCTTTTCTTCTGGTCTTTCCCATGCATTGTTACCTTTAACAATTTCCCTCGTATCAGCTGTTGTCCTTATGCTACCTTTTGGAATTTTGGACGCAATTGCTTGGAGATTAGAAGCAGAGATGGAACATAGTTTATGCGTAATTCTTAATATTTTATCACCAGAAATGCAACCGATGTTTGCTGGTGGTGGTGGCTCATCAAACAATAATAACTCAAATGATGATTCACAAGGCGGAGGATATTCACCATCTTCTGGTGGCATGGATGCGGATGACGACATGGATGACAAACCAAGGAGAGCAGGAAATGAAGGCGGGGCAAGTAGTCTACAAGAAGTTCCTGACGAAGAAGAAATTATCTAG
- a CDS encoding AgmX/PglI C-terminal domain-containing protein has product MAGNYFKGMKRKKILSDNAYLHLVVFQTGSIQVEKKLKISSLFTKKVNIGSKPTCDLFIPYARTLLEMCIFRIGRSYVDIILDPRFDGFLNSGNKYGELKEFTSPRGSLAKLTSIEDPLIVPLEYGSRGTIRYSGFDIAFKIEKEQIPKKYPNLKGAENSPFALPPYDVSIERNVIPISLIATGLAFIPVLFWLLNAPMKSETGLINLPTEVSLGFIAPDNLRLLPFVFKTQYSEENATKLAVFWVRELQKRWEYAEEGKEYQSIIPFLRNAHKYIDFETPYENWEKKIFDNYKNIDQSIPFFTLERYYKYLKPYPAFFTTISGNDGESQFVTLIKRISQLKKADAAIVEYLTSEHEILKDYYKKEFNAKKIGIVEPPSTGQVLGRQPAKSFYTEFQQYKDAERNASIAESSDFRRSFYQDIEKNKEILERQSSLLSTPVIWITNSNLIIPANIKRIYDNENKETEFANMWHNALYSTGVYKIPDLPPPKAYIDIKMVEFAIFNKKEELRSCYNTVLRKNPVLQGNLILRWRILESGKAANIVVLKSSIQDQNLLTCIESRISVWNFPKPKNGSVIVTYPFQFIVTQKK; this is encoded by the coding sequence ATGGCAGGAAATTATTTTAAAGGAATGAAAAGAAAAAAAATTTTATCCGATAATGCATATCTTCATTTAGTCGTTTTTCAAACAGGCTCAATTCAAGTTGAAAAAAAATTAAAAATCTCTTCACTATTTACAAAAAAAGTGAATATTGGTTCTAAACCCACCTGTGATCTTTTTATTCCATATGCCCGTACTCTACTTGAAATGTGTATTTTTAGAATTGGCAGAAGTTATGTTGATATTATTTTAGATCCTCGATTCGATGGATTTTTAAATTCAGGCAATAAATATGGTGAATTAAAAGAATTTACATCTCCGCGTGGATCCTTAGCAAAATTAACATCGATAGAAGATCCTCTCATAGTTCCACTCGAGTATGGCTCAAGAGGTACAATCCGTTACAGCGGCTTTGATATTGCATTTAAAATAGAAAAAGAACAAATACCAAAGAAGTATCCTAATTTAAAAGGCGCAGAGAACAGTCCATTTGCCTTGCCTCCGTATGATGTCTCCATTGAGCGCAATGTGATTCCAATCAGTTTAATAGCTACGGGACTTGCATTCATACCTGTACTTTTTTGGTTATTAAATGCACCTATGAAATCCGAAACGGGTCTTATAAATTTACCCACAGAAGTGTCTCTCGGTTTTATTGCTCCAGACAATTTAAGACTACTTCCTTTTGTGTTTAAAACTCAATACTCTGAAGAGAATGCTACAAAACTTGCTGTATTTTGGGTAAGAGAATTGCAAAAAAGGTGGGAATATGCAGAAGAAGGAAAAGAATATCAATCCATAATTCCATTTTTAAGAAATGCACATAAATATATTGACTTTGAAACTCCATACGAAAATTGGGAAAAAAAGATATTTGATAACTACAAGAATATTGATCAATCTATTCCTTTTTTTACACTAGAAAGATATTATAAATATTTAAAACCCTATCCAGCATTTTTTACGACAATTTCTGGCAATGATGGAGAGTCTCAATTTGTTACTTTAATAAAGAGAATAAGTCAACTCAAAAAAGCAGATGCAGCTATAGTTGAATATTTAACCAGTGAACATGAAATATTAAAAGATTATTATAAAAAAGAATTTAATGCTAAAAAAATTGGAATTGTAGAACCACCATCGACAGGTCAAGTGCTTGGTCGCCAACCTGCTAAATCATTTTATACAGAATTTCAACAATATAAAGATGCAGAGAGAAATGCAAGCATCGCTGAATCATCTGATTTTAGAAGGTCTTTTTATCAAGATATCGAGAAAAACAAAGAAATACTAGAAAGACAATCCTCATTACTTTCAACTCCAGTTATTTGGATAACAAACTCAAACTTAATTATTCCAGCGAATATTAAAAGAATTTATGATAATGAAAATAAAGAAACAGAATTTGCAAATATGTGGCACAATGCCTTGTATTCTACGGGTGTTTATAAGATACCAGATCTTCCACCCCCCAAAGCATACATTGATATAAAAATGGTTGAGTTTGCAATTTTTAATAAAAAAGAAGAATTAAGATCATGTTATAATACTGTGTTACGCAAAAACCCTGTGTTACAAGGAAACTTAATATTAAGATGGCGTATATTAGAAAGTGGTAAGGCAGCAAATATTGTGGTTTTGAAATCAAGCATTCAGGATCAGAATCTGCTAACTTGCATCGAGTCTAGAATATCGGTTTGGAATTTTCCAAAACCAAAGAACGGTTCAGTTATTGTCACTTACCCATTTCAATTTATTGTGACGCAGAAAAAGTGA
- a CDS encoding ribonuclease J encodes MDDFSLKIIPLGGCGEIGMNMTLLCVMDKYFFVDGGALFPDASLLGVDLILPDTKFIDENQIWPEAWLITHGHEDHIGALPHLYKKYPAPIYGTEFTIELIKAKFDDANINDAILNKWGFFQTVFFRNLKVTPFPVNHSIADASGLFFETQLGNILHMGDFRIDYYPPEKSMTHENIKKVINGKKVHLMMSDSTNSFQTGTDFSETEVLPSIVDYLDKAEGIVVIATFASNIWRLQSIFESAKLTGRKIALFGRSLFRNTEIANRLGLLNFAETTLIEIQDVSRYPRNEVCIICTGSQGESFSGLHRIAWDNVADFKIEAQDTIIFSSRIIPGNERPIESIVTQLTRIGCQVVTAKDDKNIHVSGHGYQEDLIKCIKTAKPIAFMPVHGTFRHLKRHRELAVECGLQEENCLLVENGDVVVAGPELLGVVETVHSGRDYVCPGGIFSQSSPIYKDRVALIYGGVVAVSFVLPEVGYDLIGTPAVTLKGVPLNAQELSKKMSMIFNYTIDLCLKKRNFNDDTLQEDLRIAVRRYIEKKLNFKANILILFQRI; translated from the coding sequence ATGGACGATTTTTCTTTAAAAATCATTCCACTCGGCGGATGTGGCGAGATTGGAATGAACATGACACTTTTATGTGTCATGGATAAATATTTTTTTGTCGATGGTGGAGCTTTATTTCCGGATGCTTCTCTCTTAGGTGTAGATCTCATATTGCCTGACACAAAATTTATTGATGAAAACCAAATTTGGCCTGAAGCTTGGCTTATTACACATGGACACGAAGATCATATTGGTGCCCTTCCACATCTCTATAAAAAATACCCAGCACCAATTTATGGAACTGAATTTACAATTGAACTCATAAAAGCAAAATTTGATGATGCAAATATTAATGATGCTATATTAAATAAATGGGGCTTTTTTCAAACTGTTTTTTTTAGAAATTTAAAAGTTACACCTTTTCCGGTCAATCACAGCATTGCAGATGCTTCTGGTCTTTTTTTTGAAACTCAGCTGGGAAATATCCTGCATATGGGAGATTTTCGCATAGATTATTATCCCCCTGAAAAAAGTATGACCCATGAAAATATCAAAAAAGTTATAAACGGTAAAAAAGTTCACCTTATGATGAGTGACAGTACAAATTCGTTTCAAACTGGCACAGATTTCAGCGAAACAGAAGTTTTACCAAGCATAGTTGATTATTTAGACAAAGCTGAAGGTATTGTCGTTATTGCAACATTTGCAAGTAATATCTGGAGACTTCAAAGTATTTTTGAATCAGCTAAATTAACAGGACGTAAAATAGCTTTATTTGGCCGATCTCTTTTTCGCAATACAGAAATTGCAAATAGACTCGGTCTACTCAATTTTGCTGAAACAACTCTTATTGAAATTCAAGATGTGTCTCGCTATCCCAGAAATGAAGTCTGTATTATTTGTACAGGAAGCCAAGGGGAATCTTTTTCTGGATTGCATCGAATTGCTTGGGATAATGTTGCAGATTTTAAAATTGAAGCTCAAGATACAATAATATTTTCCTCACGAATTATTCCTGGAAATGAACGCCCTATTGAAAGCATTGTGACTCAGTTGACTCGAATTGGTTGTCAAGTCGTAACCGCAAAAGATGATAAAAATATTCATGTCAGCGGTCATGGTTATCAAGAAGATCTTATCAAATGTATCAAAACAGCAAAACCAATTGCATTTATGCCTGTTCACGGCACATTTAGGCATTTAAAACGGCATAGAGAGCTTGCAGTGGAATGCGGTCTTCAAGAAGAAAATTGCTTACTCGTTGAAAATGGCGATGTCGTTGTCGCAGGCCCAGAGCTCTTAGGAGTGGTTGAAACTGTTCATTCTGGTAGAGATTATGTTTGTCCCGGGGGGATTTTTTCTCAATCAAGTCCTATTTATAAAGATCGTGTTGCCCTTATTTATGGAGGTGTTGTTGCTGTCAGTTTTGTTTTGCCAGAAGTTGGTTATGATTTAATTGGCACTCCAGCTGTTACATTGAAAGGAGTCCCTCTAAATGCTCAAGAGCTATCGAAAAAAATGTCGATGATTTTTAATTACACAATTGATCTTTGCCTTAAAAAACGAAATTTTAATGATGATACACTCCAAGAAGATTTAAGAATTGCAGTCAGAAGATATATTGAAAAAAAACTTAATTTTAAAGCCAATATATTAATTTTATTCCAAAGAATTTAA
- a CDS encoding substrate-binding periplasmic protein: MRIFTLIIILLLINNSYGKNLTIKLSTMDWYPYVGQSTRKNGIVQNIIESAFDVINYDMETNFMPWDNALNETMIGNYDAVFPVSLTEEREKYFYYSEPVYYNQLVFMASIHSKITYNKYDNLNKTYDELKKYRFGVVRGYANEKNFDQRTDLTKIISNNDTSNLLKLKNKTVDIIYIDKFVASFLIFKMNDQFKDQFKFLEPDLAKEALYIAFSKKAKDALIKRDSFNAGLKKIKESGLYKEILRNFQNNFTQTK, from the coding sequence ATGAGAATATTCACCTTAATAATTATTCTTTTATTAATAAATAATTCTTACGGTAAAAACTTAACTATAAAATTAAGCACAATGGACTGGTATCCATATGTTGGCCAGAGCACTCGAAAAAATGGAATTGTTCAAAATATCATTGAATCCGCTTTTGATGTGATTAATTATGATATGGAAACAAATTTTATGCCTTGGGATAACGCTTTGAATGAAACAATGATAGGAAATTATGATGCTGTTTTTCCCGTTTCTTTAACTGAAGAAAGAGAAAAATATTTTTACTATTCTGAACCAGTTTATTATAATCAATTAGTATTTATGGCATCAATTCATTCGAAAATCACCTATAATAAATATGATAATTTAAACAAAACTTATGACGAACTTAAGAAATACCGCTTTGGAGTTGTCCGTGGTTATGCTAATGAGAAGAATTTTGATCAAAGAACAGATCTGACAAAAATTATAAGTAACAATGACACTTCTAATTTATTAAAATTAAAAAACAAAACAGTTGATATTATTTATATTGACAAATTCGTAGCAAGTTTTCTTATCTTTAAAATGAATGATCAGTTTAAAGATCAATTTAAATTCCTTGAACCAGATCTTGCTAAGGAAGCTCTCTATATAGCATTTTCAAAGAAAGCTAAAGATGCATTGATAAAGAGAGATAGTTTTAATGCAGGCTTAAAGAAAATAAAGGAAAGTGGACTCTATAAAGAAATTCTTCGTAATTTTCAAAATAATTTCACTCAAACTAAATAA
- a CDS encoding beta-ketoacyl-ACP synthase III codes for MAKQYKMVMTHFSKYLPPGKVTNDDLSKLMDTNDAWITERSGIRERRFVEESVTTSDLGIEAVKNVLAASNLKPSDFDYIIASTLSPDYYFPGIAPIIQHKLGFPTIPAIDIRVQCSAFVYSTQMAEAMIKSGQYKRILLVFSDVQSKMLDLTTKGRNVAVLFGDGAAAVVCEAIECSEKEMPTVQNNVSGVIDTILGSDGIGAELLLTRSPGTATKGFMNSEAMENGDWHPTMEGRSVFKHAVTRMCEVAETLMKRHNITANDLACLVPHQANLRISEMVREKMELPKEKVFNNIHCYGNTTSATIPICINEAIEQGRLKKGDLILTVAFGAGFTWGGSLIRL; via the coding sequence ATGGCAAAGCAATATAAAATGGTTATGACTCATTTTTCTAAGTATTTACCTCCAGGTAAGGTCACCAATGATGATCTGAGTAAACTTATGGATACCAACGATGCTTGGATAACCGAAAGATCGGGTATTCGTGAAAGGCGTTTTGTTGAAGAATCCGTGACGACTTCAGATCTTGGTATAGAAGCTGTCAAAAACGTGCTTGCAGCGTCTAACTTAAAACCATCTGATTTTGATTATATTATTGCATCGACTTTGTCACCTGACTATTATTTTCCAGGCATTGCTCCCATTATTCAACATAAGCTGGGTTTTCCAACGATTCCTGCTATCGACATTCGAGTTCAATGCAGTGCTTTTGTCTATTCAACTCAAATGGCTGAAGCTATGATTAAAAGTGGTCAATACAAAAGAATATTGCTAGTCTTTTCCGACGTACAAAGCAAAATGTTAGATCTAACCACTAAGGGACGCAATGTTGCCGTTTTATTTGGCGATGGTGCTGCAGCAGTCGTTTGTGAAGCTATTGAGTGTTCTGAAAAAGAAATGCCTACAGTGCAAAATAATGTTTCTGGTGTCATAGATACTATTCTAGGCAGCGATGGAATTGGAGCAGAACTTTTATTGACACGTTCACCAGGGACGGCAACAAAAGGTTTTATGAATTCCGAAGCGATGGAAAATGGCGATTGGCATCCTACTATGGAAGGTCGTTCTGTCTTTAAACATGCTGTGACACGTATGTGTGAAGTCGCAGAGACTCTTATGAAGCGGCATAATATTACAGCAAATGATCTTGCATGTCTCGTACCACATCAAGCAAATTTAAGAATCAGTGAGATGGTTAGAGAAAAGATGGAATTGCCAAAAGAAAAAGTATTTAACAATATTCATTGCTATGGAAATACAACTTCTGCAACAATTCCAATTTGTATCAACGAAGCAATAGAACAAGGGCGATTGAAAAAAGGTGATCTTATTTTGACAGTGGCTTTTGGAGCTGGTTTCACTTGGGGTGGAAGTTTAATTCGACTTTAA
- a CDS encoding DNA repair protein RecN: protein MNAQAQNTSHEKDQIDRNVLILSKQKKETLFEGNKMLKRLIIQNLAIAENISVNFHEGLNVITGETGAGKSLLVDALCLLRGQRADTALIRTGHESAQVTGIFIPSKKNKEIFSLLEDLGIPLFDDAPEEIVIKRFIQRSGRHRATVNENLVSTKILQLISSDLIDISSQFENQRLLDSDSHTLFLDEFCNTIALHKKYLDKFNQSVDYLKQIKNTILEINLLKREKNLYEFELSQIREANISAAEFQKIEEIISIGNKANYAKNICREIDEILQSGETNCLSQLKYCKRNLEKLLKTTSQSQIKINTDQIDGIIALIEDFIHKNEITSSHFDVDESVLNQAENRIEVYNKMLQKFGPNIEDIEKYALKCEEYLDKTNILEDNFKLLVNYCENSIRETVNLAQKLSCERQSKLNFISSSVEQELAELGIPKAKFICQLKENGSDFSKVFSELNLNIKIDLLNAFSTLAKSGAEKAQFLLSTNLGIEAQPIEKVASGGELSRIMLAIKNVLFGDESMSVFIFDEIDTGISGNIASKVGKKLAEFCKNKKGQISRQALCITHLPQVACYSQNHFIVTKVLLDNKTVTKIIHANEEEKLTEIAILLSGETLSQESLAQAKFLVKQAHAL, encoded by the coding sequence ATGAATGCGCAAGCTCAAAACACATCCCATGAAAAAGATCAAATTGACAGAAATGTGCTTATCCTTTCAAAGCAAAAAAAAGAAACACTTTTTGAAGGAAATAAGATGTTAAAACGACTTATCATACAAAATCTGGCTATTGCAGAAAATATTTCTGTCAACTTTCATGAAGGGCTCAATGTAATAACTGGCGAAACAGGGGCTGGAAAATCTCTTTTGGTAGATGCTCTTTGTCTTTTAAGAGGACAACGTGCAGATACAGCCTTAATTCGCACAGGTCACGAAAGTGCTCAAGTGACTGGAATTTTTATCCCAAGTAAAAAAAATAAAGAAATCTTTTCCTTACTGGAAGATCTCGGCATTCCATTATTCGACGATGCTCCCGAAGAAATTGTGATAAAAAGATTTATCCAACGCAGCGGTAGACATAGAGCCACTGTAAATGAAAATTTAGTCAGTACAAAAATCCTGCAACTTATTTCTTCTGACTTAATAGATATCAGTAGTCAGTTTGAAAATCAAAGATTGCTCGATAGTGATTCACACACTCTTTTTTTAGATGAGTTTTGCAATACCATTGCATTACATAAAAAATATCTCGATAAATTTAACCAATCAGTTGATTATTTAAAACAAATAAAAAATACAATTCTAGAGATTAATTTACTAAAACGTGAAAAAAATTTATATGAATTTGAGCTTTCTCAAATTCGTGAAGCGAATATCTCAGCAGCTGAATTTCAAAAAATAGAGGAAATCATATCTATTGGTAATAAAGCTAATTATGCTAAAAATATTTGCCGCGAAATAGACGAAATTTTGCAAAGTGGAGAAACAAATTGTTTATCCCAATTAAAATATTGCAAAAGAAACCTTGAAAAACTTCTAAAAACCACTTCACAATCACAAATCAAAATCAATACCGATCAGATCGATGGAATTATTGCTCTCATTGAAGATTTTATCCATAAAAATGAAATAACTTCTTCCCATTTTGACGTAGATGAATCTGTTTTAAATCAAGCTGAAAATAGAATTGAAGTGTATAATAAAATGTTACAAAAATTCGGTCCAAACATTGAGGATATAGAAAAATATGCCTTAAAATGCGAAGAATATTTAGATAAAACTAATATATTAGAAGATAATTTTAAATTGCTAGTTAATTACTGTGAAAACTCGATAAGAGAAACGGTAAATCTTGCTCAAAAACTCAGTTGTGAGCGGCAAAGTAAACTGAATTTTATTTCCTCGTCGGTTGAGCAGGAACTCGCAGAACTTGGAATTCCAAAAGCTAAATTCATATGTCAGTTAAAAGAGAATGGTTCTGATTTTTCTAAGGTATTTTCTGAACTAAATTTAAATATTAAAATCGATCTTTTAAATGCATTTTCTACATTAGCTAAATCAGGGGCTGAAAAAGCTCAATTTCTTCTCAGCACCAATTTAGGTATTGAAGCTCAGCCTATAGAAAAAGTAGCCAGCGGTGGTGAGTTATCGAGAATAATGCTTGCCATAAAAAATGTTTTATTTGGTGATGAAAGTATGAGCGTTTTTATTTTCGATGAAATAGACACAGGAATTAGTGGAAATATAGCTTCTAAAGTTGGAAAAAAACTTGCAGAATTTTGCAAAAATAAAAAAGGTCAGATTTCTCGTCAAGCTCTCTGTATCACACATCTCCCTCAGGTCGCATGTTACTCACAAAATCATTTTATAGTTACAAAAGTCCTGCTAGATAATAAAACTGTAACCAAAATAATTCATGCAAACGAAGAAGAAAAACTAACAGAAATTGCAATATTATTATCGGGAGAAACTCTCAGCCAGGAAAGTCTTGCACAAGCAAAATTCTTAGTGAAACAAGCGCATGCTCTCTAA
- a CDS encoding MFS transporter — translation MENKNYKFIVFFLAIGYLIDFYDLSLFVVVRVPVLRSLGVPEEDFMRVGAYMFNAQALGLVLGGILSGIWSDKFGRLSAVRFGILLYSIAIIINAFTTDIQIFTAMRFVAALGLAGEFAASITLLSEILPAEKRGFVSGVVYSFGIVGGMLAAYIGSAFHWQTMFLIGGIAGIIILLARISFADSILFKNIKQQKNIARGNIKQLLANKTSVFKILALTFSNIPFWFMAFFINFAPEIAKQVGMKETVNQSISLAFYFIGSFLGSHLFPYIAKLTASRRLAVLSALILMVCAVSLFGLGSSLNANSFYFILCLIGLASGYPGIFMVLAVESFGTNQRSTAASMISSLSRASLVGINALVPWLAYVYSNMWYASMISVAVFFFFGIISLYFLKETNNTSLDFFEGNIAKNN, via the coding sequence ATGGAAAATAAAAATTATAAGTTTATAGTCTTCTTCCTAGCAATTGGATATTTGATTGATTTCTATGATTTGTCTTTATTTGTTGTCGTGCGAGTTCCGGTTTTAAGATCTTTAGGGGTGCCTGAAGAAGACTTTATGCGTGTTGGGGCATATATGTTTAATGCCCAAGCGTTAGGTCTTGTCCTTGGAGGAATTTTAAGTGGCATTTGGAGTGATAAATTCGGTCGATTGTCAGCTGTGAGATTTGGGATCTTACTTTACTCAATAGCAATTATTATAAATGCTTTTACAACAGATATTCAGATCTTTACTGCCATGCGTTTTGTCGCAGCGCTCGGTTTAGCAGGAGAGTTTGCTGCATCTATCACGCTATTAAGTGAAATTTTACCAGCAGAAAAACGTGGATTTGTTTCTGGAGTTGTTTATTCATTTGGTATTGTGGGTGGTATGCTCGCTGCTTATATTGGCAGTGCTTTTCACTGGCAAACAATGTTTTTAATCGGTGGTATTGCTGGTATAATTATCCTTTTGGCAAGAATTTCTTTTGCTGATTCTATTTTATTTAAAAATATTAAGCAGCAAAAAAATATTGCACGTGGGAATATTAAACAATTATTAGCGAATAAAACTTCTGTGTTTAAAATTCTTGCTCTCACATTTTCAAATATTCCATTTTGGTTTATGGCATTTTTTATTAATTTTGCCCCAGAAATTGCTAAACAGGTTGGGATGAAAGAAACTGTCAATCAATCAATATCTTTAGCATTTTATTTTATAGGTTCATTTTTAGGATCACATTTATTTCCATATATTGCTAAATTAACTGCTAGTCGCAGGCTTGCAGTCCTTTCTGCTCTTATCCTCATGGTTTGTGCAGTTTCATTATTTGGATTAGGTTCTTCACTCAATGCAAATTCGTTTTATTTTATTTTATGTTTAATTGGTCTTGCCAGTGGATATCCAGGGATTTTTATGGTTCTTGCTGTGGAAAGTTTTGGCACCAATCAACGTTCAACTGCTGCATCCATGATCTCAAGTCTTTCGCGTGCGTCACTGGTCGGAATAAATGCTCTTGTTCCATGGCTTGCCTATGTTTATTCTAATATGTGGTATGCTTCTATGATTTCTGTGGCAGTATTTTTCTTTTTTGGGATAATTTCTCTTTATTTCTTAAAGGAAACAAACAATACATCTCTTGATTTCTTTGAAGGTAATATTGCCAAAAATAATTGA
- a CDS encoding AMP-binding protein has product MNIDWYSDDYHFFINPRIPIQEKERIVKIASEFHLESHIFLATSGSTAHSSTELKWVALKKEAILNSSLSVNRHLDCTQKDILINTLPYFHIGGLSLYSRAFLSQAKLINLYCENYKWSPFHFVQEIIESGATISSLVPTQIFDIVQLSLKCPPSIRAIVVGGGALAQTLYEKAIELGWNLLPSYGMTECCSQVATALPLCEKEIGFSQLKILDHLQVWCDEVGRICIAGDSLLTGYILQNDKNIVFHDPKKICKLNDDKEIKYITTSDIGEVKGHYLSVIGRSDDVIKISGENVNLSYLENIILDLKMKYSLQNDIALIAQNDLRLGKSIVLVIEDNEDIVYENIYCILNDFNNQVFPFERIRSFYKINKIPRTDLGKLKRTLLNSMLHKMDPKQLKE; this is encoded by the coding sequence GTGAATATTGATTGGTACTCTGATGATTATCATTTTTTTATAAATCCACGGATTCCCATACAGGAAAAAGAAAGAATAGTTAAAATTGCAAGTGAATTTCATTTGGAGTCACATATTTTTCTAGCTACGTCGGGATCGACTGCGCATTCAAGTACGGAATTAAAATGGGTTGCGTTAAAAAAAGAAGCAATATTAAACTCATCTTTAAGTGTGAATAGGCATTTGGACTGCACGCAAAAAGATATTCTGATAAACACACTTCCCTATTTTCATATTGGTGGACTTTCTTTATATTCAAGAGCCTTTTTGAGCCAAGCAAAACTGATAAATCTATACTGTGAAAATTATAAATGGTCACCATTTCATTTTGTTCAAGAAATAATTGAGAGTGGAGCAACGATTTCTTCTCTTGTTCCAACTCAAATTTTTGATATTGTCCAATTGTCTTTAAAATGTCCCCCATCGATACGAGCTATTGTTGTTGGTGGAGGAGCTCTTGCTCAGACTTTGTATGAAAAAGCGATTGAGTTAGGTTGGAATTTACTACCTAGTTATGGAATGACAGAATGCTGTTCTCAAGTCGCAACAGCGCTGCCTCTATGCGAAAAAGAAATAGGTTTTTCTCAATTAAAAATTTTGGATCATTTACAGGTATGGTGTGATGAAGTTGGGCGGATTTGTATTGCTGGGGATTCTCTGCTTACAGGATATATTTTGCAAAATGATAAAAATATAGTTTTTCATGATCCAAAGAAAATTTGTAAATTAAATGATGACAAAGAAATTAAATATATAACAACTTCAGATATTGGTGAAGTTAAAGGGCATTATTTATCTGTCATCGGTAGAAGTGATGATGTGATCAAAATTAGCGGCGAAAATGTTAATCTTAGTTATTTAGAAAATATTATTTTAGATCTAAAAATGAAATATTCTTTGCAGAATGATATTGCTTTGATTGCGCAAAATGACTTGAGACTAGGAAAATCAATTGTTCTTGTTATTGAAGATAATGAAGATATAGTTTATGAAAATATTTATTGCATACTCAATGATTTCAATAATCAAGTTTTTCCATTTGAAAGAATAAGAAGTTTTTATAAAATAAATAAAATTCCTCGAACTGATCTTGGCAAACTAAAACGCACTCTGCTAAATTCTATGCTTCATAAAATGGATCCGAAACAATTAAAGGAATAG